A portion of the Acidobacteriaceae bacterium genome contains these proteins:
- a CDS encoding response regulator transcription factor produces MQTMLDAAKISVLVVDDHPLTRIGVCATINAQPDLEVIAGAGTTDEAVHAFRTLLPNVILMDLNLPTVGGVNAIKEIRKCHSETKIVVLTTYEGDEDIHQALKAGANGYVIKGMSHEVLLDAIRTVASGGLFLPPPIMKTLQRRTSDTTLRPREKEVLAKIVAGKSNKEIASDLGITEGTVKCHVSVIFIRLGVTDRTQAAMVALTRGLAHL; encoded by the coding sequence ATGCAAACAATGCTTGATGCAGCCAAAATTTCGGTGCTTGTTGTCGATGATCATCCGCTTACAAGAATTGGTGTATGCGCGACTATCAACGCCCAGCCAGACCTTGAAGTCATCGCCGGCGCAGGAACTACCGATGAAGCCGTTCATGCTTTTCGCACTCTGCTTCCTAACGTCATCTTGATGGACCTGAATCTTCCGACGGTCGGTGGTGTCAACGCGATTAAAGAGATTCGCAAGTGTCATTCTGAGACAAAGATCGTCGTTCTCACGACCTATGAAGGCGATGAGGACATACATCAGGCCTTGAAAGCAGGCGCGAACGGTTACGTGATCAAAGGCATGTCTCACGAGGTTTTGCTCGATGCAATTCGCACCGTCGCGAGTGGTGGGCTCTTCCTTCCGCCACCTATCATGAAGACGCTCCAAAGGCGAACGTCCGACACGACGCTGCGCCCCAGAGAGAAGGAAGTACTGGCAAAGATTGTTGCAGGCAAGAGTAATAAAGAGATCGCTTCCGACCTCGGCATCACGGAGGGAACGGTGAAGTGCCATGTGAGTGTCATCTTCATACGCCTCGGCGTCACAGATAGGACACAGGCGGCGATGGTGGCTCTCACGCGAGGGCTTGCGCATTTGTAG
- a CDS encoding two-component regulator propeller domain-containing protein: MHFTPVQAIRGGVRSLFLFPDGRLWVGTSDQGSFLLDGNSTRPLAMPAALPSNAVFTVLQDRNGSYWVGTQAGLARLAHPETSIIFLPKSSDSVSQTISADPKGHLWVASTNLYDIQNGHAKEVTLPGLAQIHVVTVLRDHDGCLWLGTFDQGIYQLKDGHLIHFPMQINLRDIRAMLQRRDGTIWIAGGSGISRFRDGKIEPLSGMNGLPAQVSGAHTLFEDHTGALWIGADQGLYLWRNDALETNKLTKTIQNVPVWAMHEDPSGALWVGTNGRGIYRWKNGRVDALNASNALLPSKIYAILQTQDGEIWISSPNGIYSISGENLNAFADDSHHEPSARLYTALSGVYTTQMFGGLQPAGAITADGSLWFPSLYGPVRITAKQQDSIRSIPPVVIRSVLVNGKESSVESLQDLAATSTRLDIQYGAIDLLPQSNLRFRYKLEGFDEQWNEAGTQRIASYTNLPPGRYTFRVAAYSIEAPSKSSEAELLIKRRPPYYHTWWFFLLCGAILTCAVALFHFIRTRQIAKQFRAVIKERNRVAREMHDTLLRGCTGVSSLLEAMAATSQFPQEPGHTLLESSRLQISSTIEEARQAIWGLRLDHGPQASLSALLREIAQQLEHQFGIPIFFQAEGREALIRQNISHQLLMATREALFNALRHATPTEVRLTIYFLRNQIQIEVTDNGTGFDTGFSSFNDGREHYGLSVMRERVESLGGTLHIRSSSEDGTSLVMLVSLSKLRNRKDWDANNA; this comes from the coding sequence TTGCATTTCACGCCAGTACAGGCTATTCGTGGTGGCGTTCGTTCACTTTTCCTCTTCCCGGATGGTCGCCTATGGGTCGGCACCTCAGATCAGGGGAGCTTCCTGCTCGACGGAAATAGCACGCGCCCACTAGCGATGCCCGCGGCACTTCCAAGCAATGCAGTATTTACCGTCCTGCAGGATCGCAATGGAAGCTACTGGGTGGGGACCCAGGCTGGCCTTGCAAGACTTGCCCATCCAGAGACGTCGATCATCTTCCTGCCAAAGAGTTCAGACAGTGTCTCCCAAACCATCTCCGCTGATCCGAAAGGGCATCTTTGGGTTGCGTCGACAAACCTGTACGACATACAAAACGGGCACGCAAAGGAAGTAACGCTGCCTGGTCTCGCGCAAATTCATGTGGTAACAGTGCTGCGAGATCACGATGGGTGCCTTTGGTTAGGCACCTTCGATCAAGGCATCTATCAACTCAAAGATGGCCATCTCATCCACTTCCCGATGCAGATCAACCTTCGAGACATTCGTGCCATGCTCCAACGGCGCGATGGAACAATATGGATCGCAGGCGGCTCTGGCATCAGTCGTTTTCGTGATGGAAAGATTGAACCTCTATCGGGCATGAACGGGCTGCCAGCGCAGGTAAGTGGTGCTCATACGCTCTTCGAAGATCACACAGGCGCTCTGTGGATCGGGGCAGACCAGGGTCTTTATCTCTGGCGCAACGACGCTCTTGAGACAAACAAACTCACCAAGACGATTCAAAATGTTCCGGTATGGGCGATGCATGAAGACCCAAGCGGTGCTCTATGGGTCGGTACGAACGGTCGAGGTATTTATCGCTGGAAAAATGGCAGGGTAGATGCATTGAATGCATCCAATGCGCTCTTGCCCAGCAAGATTTACGCCATCCTTCAAACACAGGACGGCGAGATTTGGATCAGCAGCCCTAACGGTATTTACTCCATCAGCGGCGAGAATCTCAACGCATTTGCCGACGACTCTCACCATGAGCCATCGGCTCGTCTCTATACCGCGCTGAGCGGCGTTTATACGACACAGATGTTCGGTGGACTGCAACCAGCCGGAGCGATTACAGCCGACGGAAGCCTCTGGTTCCCCAGCCTGTACGGCCCTGTGCGCATCACGGCCAAGCAGCAGGATTCGATCAGAAGCATTCCTCCTGTAGTCATTCGATCCGTTCTGGTGAACGGAAAAGAATCTTCCGTCGAATCGCTGCAAGACCTCGCCGCCACATCGACCCGATTGGACATTCAATACGGTGCGATCGACCTGCTGCCACAGTCGAATTTGCGCTTTCGCTACAAGCTCGAGGGCTTTGATGAGCAATGGAATGAAGCAGGAACACAACGCATCGCCTCCTACACAAACCTTCCGCCCGGGAGATATACATTCCGTGTAGCTGCATACAGCATCGAGGCTCCAAGCAAGAGCTCTGAAGCTGAACTCCTCATCAAACGCCGCCCACCCTACTACCACACCTGGTGGTTCTTTCTGCTATGCGGAGCCATCCTAACGTGCGCGGTCGCCCTGTTCCATTTCATCCGTACACGACAGATTGCAAAGCAGTTTCGCGCCGTGATCAAAGAGCGCAATCGTGTTGCGCGCGAGATGCATGACACTCTGCTTCGTGGCTGCACAGGCGTATCCAGCCTTCTTGAAGCAATGGCGGCAACATCACAATTCCCTCAAGAGCCAGGCCACACATTGCTGGAGTCTTCGCGCCTCCAAATCAGTTCTACGATCGAAGAAGCACGACAAGCCATCTGGGGATTGCGGCTTGACCACGGCCCACAGGCATCTCTCAGCGCGCTTCTACGAGAAATCGCCCAACAGCTCGAGCATCAATTCGGTATTCCCATCTTCTTTCAAGCCGAAGGAAGAGAAGCTCTCATTCGACAAAACATTTCGCATCAGTTGCTTATGGCAACGCGAGAGGCTCTGTTCAACGCACTTCGGCACGCCACCCCTACTGAAGTTAGATTGACAATCTACTTCCTCAGAAATCAAATTCAGATTGAAGTCACAGACAACGGAACAGGATTCGACACGGGGTTTAGCTCCTTCAACGATGGACGGGAACACTATGGCCTCTCTGTGATGCGGGAACGCGTCGAGAGCCTGGGTGGAACTCTTCATATCCGCAGCTCCTCGGAAGACGGAACGAGTCTTGTAATGTTGGTATCGCTGAGTAAGCTTCGTAACAGGAAAGACTGGGATGCAAACAATGCTTGA
- a CDS encoding carboxypeptidase-like regulatory domain-containing protein, with protein sequence MWRNALSSFLFLLLVFVALHTAVAQNVNASVTGTVTDPSGAVVPGASVIARNIDTGITFPGKTNQSGVYTIASLPIGNYTVTISASGYKKASVKSFALIGGQDARFDVALSLGNVSEVVNVDTMPPILDTQDSTLSTTFEAKIIDRLPLVADNVMTLGMLTPGVVQANPAGFDNISNPTSYSNPSFNVNGNREQSNNFTLDGMDINDAIDNEMAYSPSRNSLAEYQMVTGNNTAEWGNANGGQVVMITKSGTNVFHGEAFLQDQTTVFNANAWSNKHGVTITPRTGQDRAYFGATIGGPIKHDKLFFFIDYRGVRQHVGTTPKSFQPDPNFGNDQTHDMTGQAYLKGTGTAYSPAVSRAVQIVNPAAQFVLSHPELYAVCNQYAAGVKAGTPGVGCVTDNGSTTSGNNFVGYQLQKVSVNQGDVKIDWKASNKDLLSIRYTQVSNVNSTPIVAMPVDSTYTGDYPYNGFVVNWTHTFGGNLLNDARVGFSRSRYTNYPIDPTGLIGKNGVADYGIPNYHQVFDGEPTISLGGTKLINMTSFGISTGGRATDGLVNAFNYGDKLEWSHGKHFFKIGGQAIRYQENRYYAGNYGPDGQWNFTGSTSNTALSTGDAWGDFLADEATKYYVGSSHGRWGQRQWRDALYFQDDYKILPNLTLNLGIRWEWDQPMYEVHNHMVNINPYTGGISYAGLNGANRSLINAYWLGFMPRFGFAFAPASLQNRFVIRGGYGITNFMEGLGANQRMTQNPPFIFNSSATAAGSAPLRMTDGYPAQSVTPTTIAGNMIGWDPRVKPAFVQQFDLLLAYQFTHSLGLQVGYVGQDGNHLFDLLGLNQAPCSIYPLVAGGTFCNSPLATVLPNLAAHNVQYTESEGVMNYNSLQATLQQHTSRDLMFLANYTYSKSMSDSPGYYGSSGVSGSAGAYPQDSTNLAGDYGPSFFDTTHNISFAIVYSLPFGRGQMIGKHWNRLVDGVLGGWKASISGSYHTGFPQTIFSTPYYSVNGVSSGVVRANMYRPLKIVNRSHDHWLGTDPSAKPATNTTYTSVPFLANTVMGYGAGSTKVYSKNDNGTSAFGEELTTGFGNSKVGSVRMPGYHNVDASVSKDFSLSRGMVLNFRANAFNVLNGVSWGSFYAVVSNSDFGEGTSTTSTVERHLQLGLNLKF encoded by the coding sequence GTGTGGCGAAATGCCCTATCCTCATTTTTGTTTCTTCTGCTGGTTTTCGTTGCATTGCATACGGCCGTGGCACAGAACGTGAATGCTTCGGTCACCGGCACCGTAACAGATCCTAGTGGAGCGGTTGTGCCGGGCGCGAGCGTCATCGCAAGGAATATTGATACCGGGATTACCTTCCCGGGCAAGACAAACCAGAGCGGCGTTTACACCATAGCATCTCTCCCTATTGGCAACTACACCGTCACAATTTCGGCGAGTGGGTACAAAAAGGCTTCGGTCAAGTCCTTCGCCTTGATTGGTGGCCAGGATGCCCGCTTTGACGTCGCCCTCTCCCTTGGAAACGTCTCAGAGGTCGTAAATGTTGACACCATGCCCCCGATCCTCGATACGCAGGATTCGACGCTAAGCACTACGTTCGAGGCAAAGATCATCGATCGTCTTCCGCTTGTTGCAGACAACGTGATGACGCTTGGCATGCTGACGCCTGGTGTCGTGCAGGCAAACCCTGCAGGCTTCGATAATATTTCGAATCCGACGAGCTATTCCAATCCAAGCTTCAATGTGAATGGCAACCGCGAGCAGTCGAACAATTTCACACTCGATGGTATGGACATTAATGATGCTATCGACAACGAGATGGCTTACTCTCCTTCTCGCAATTCGCTTGCGGAATATCAAATGGTCACGGGTAACAATACCGCAGAGTGGGGCAATGCAAACGGCGGCCAGGTTGTCATGATCACCAAGAGTGGCACGAACGTGTTTCATGGTGAAGCGTTCCTTCAGGATCAGACGACCGTGTTCAATGCAAACGCGTGGTCAAACAAGCATGGCGTTACGATCACTCCTCGTACAGGCCAGGACCGCGCTTACTTTGGAGCCACCATTGGTGGCCCAATCAAGCACGATAAACTTTTCTTTTTCATTGATTATCGTGGCGTGCGCCAGCATGTGGGCACAACGCCGAAGAGTTTTCAGCCTGACCCCAATTTTGGGAACGATCAGACGCACGATATGACAGGACAAGCTTATCTAAAGGGAACTGGAACGGCATACAGTCCCGCGGTAAGTCGGGCCGTCCAGATTGTGAATCCAGCAGCTCAGTTCGTTCTAAGCCATCCGGAACTCTATGCTGTGTGTAACCAATATGCTGCGGGAGTAAAGGCTGGAACGCCGGGTGTCGGCTGTGTCACTGACAACGGGTCTACGACCAGCGGCAATAACTTCGTTGGTTACCAGCTCCAGAAGGTGAGCGTAAATCAAGGAGATGTGAAGATTGATTGGAAGGCATCTAATAAAGATCTCCTATCGATCCGCTACACGCAAGTATCGAACGTTAATTCTACGCCCATTGTCGCGATGCCGGTCGACTCAACCTATACTGGAGACTACCCTTACAATGGGTTCGTGGTGAACTGGACGCATACTTTTGGCGGAAATTTGCTGAATGATGCTCGCGTTGGCTTTAGTCGCTCGCGTTACACCAATTACCCTATCGACCCAACAGGCCTGATTGGCAAGAACGGTGTAGCGGACTATGGCATCCCGAACTACCATCAGGTTTTTGACGGTGAGCCTACGATTTCTTTGGGAGGCACAAAACTCATCAATATGACCAGCTTCGGTATTTCCACCGGTGGCAGAGCTACAGATGGTCTGGTGAACGCGTTCAACTATGGCGACAAGCTTGAGTGGTCACATGGGAAGCATTTTTTCAAGATCGGCGGACAGGCGATTCGTTATCAGGAAAATCGCTACTACGCAGGTAACTATGGTCCCGATGGACAGTGGAACTTTACCGGGTCTACTTCCAATACAGCACTTTCAACGGGTGATGCTTGGGGGGATTTCCTGGCAGACGAAGCCACGAAATATTACGTTGGCAGCAGCCATGGCCGCTGGGGGCAACGCCAATGGCGTGACGCTCTTTACTTCCAGGACGACTACAAAATTCTCCCGAATCTCACTCTAAATCTTGGCATACGCTGGGAGTGGGATCAGCCGATGTATGAGGTTCACAATCATATGGTGAACATCAACCCTTACACCGGAGGGATCAGTTACGCTGGCTTGAATGGAGCTAACCGGTCACTCATCAATGCTTATTGGCTAGGATTTATGCCACGGTTTGGATTCGCATTCGCACCTGCGAGCCTGCAGAACCGCTTCGTGATTCGAGGTGGATACGGCATTACAAACTTTATGGAAGGTCTTGGGGCGAATCAGCGTATGACACAGAATCCCCCTTTTATTTTCAACAGCTCTGCGACGGCAGCAGGTTCCGCGCCATTAAGGATGACCGATGGTTATCCAGCGCAGTCGGTTACTCCTACAACTATCGCGGGTAACATGATTGGATGGGATCCGCGAGTAAAGCCTGCCTTTGTGCAGCAGTTCGATCTTCTCTTGGCCTACCAGTTCACACATAGTCTCGGCTTGCAGGTTGGTTATGTGGGGCAGGATGGAAACCATTTGTTCGATCTTCTTGGCCTGAATCAGGCTCCTTGTAGCATTTATCCTCTGGTTGCTGGCGGTACTTTCTGTAATTCGCCTCTGGCCACAGTGCTGCCCAACCTTGCGGCACACAATGTGCAGTACACCGAGTCAGAAGGAGTGATGAACTATAACTCGCTTCAGGCAACATTGCAGCAGCATACAAGCCGAGACCTTATGTTTTTGGCAAACTACACGTATAGCAAGTCGATGTCGGATAGCCCCGGATACTATGGCAGTTCCGGTGTGTCGGGGTCGGCGGGTGCATATCCGCAAGACAGCACGAATCTGGCTGGCGATTACGGTCCTTCTTTCTTCGATACAACACATAACATCTCGTTTGCCATCGTTTACTCACTTCCGTTTGGCCGCGGTCAGATGATTGGGAAGCACTGGAATCGTTTAGTGGATGGTGTGCTCGGTGGGTGGAAAGCCTCTATTTCCGGAAGTTATCACACGGGCTTTCCCCAAACGATCTTCTCGACGCCGTATTACTCCGTCAACGGCGTCTCTAGTGGTGTCGTAAGGGCTAATATGTATCGTCCGCTGAAGATTGTGAACCGTAGCCATGATCACTGGCTGGGAACCGATCCCTCCGCGAAACCCGCGACGAACACTACATATACCAGTGTGCCGTTCCTTGCCAATACTGTAATGGGGTATGGCGCAGGCAGCACTAAGGTTTATTCAAAGAACGATAACGGAACCTCGGCCTTCGGTGAAGAGCTTACAACTGGCTTCGGCAACTCGAAGGTTGGCTCCGTGCGAATGCCTGGCTATCACAACGTTGATGCTTCAGTAAGTAAGGACTTTTCTCTTAGCCGTGGTATGGTGTTGAACTTCCGTGCAAATGCCTTCAATGTACTGAATGGAGTGAGCTGGGGATCTTTCTATGCTGTTGTTTCTAACAGTGATTTTGGGGAAGGCACGAGCACCACATCTACCGTCGAGCGTCATCTTCAACTGGGCCTGAACCTAAAGTTTTAG
- a CDS encoding Ig-like domain repeat protein: MNWLTNKLRRAMVSHLLKAVSLALAVPCAMNAQSTPSMIQVPILSAYAGVPGSTYNGTGEAACASGTTGRLDSYGNGCPATQALLDYSYGLAIDQYSNIYTTDYAGSRMVRVVYQGGSALAAALTAGTALTTTPVVGDMYGFGGVSTVLTASSDVYYCTGTSGTVALNQNGDGCPAKQAVIRPFGGGLAVDSDGNIFFANDAGTLRVSVIYVQGSALSTLITNYYKTVYGQTVTPQVGYLYSLSGGATSTVSEFISLRSIAVDSSENIYVADNGTQATISGYLATTAGNQIKKFGSVGGVYGWTTYMNKGGTAAGTNGDGSIATAGLVNAPYCLYADKYGNLFIADSGDDKIRVVYASGTTPPLYSGSTQTVITSPVAGYVYSVAGNSTGTASSSISSIGLAAWSINFGAIQKIGMDQGGNLLLFDTNAYLWRVSASSGVGELLGGISATSTNYTAASSATPAAGIACNGTTSPITGPVMTDAYGDGCPATEVLPYGGNGNIVSDLSGNLYWLEERINTGAGAIIRKATFGGQFGTVAVGDSATSVLAFTPTSSVTTYSPTQAYTLSGGSSAEFSDAGSDTCSTITAETCIYNAKFTPTLPGMRQGSFALSASSTALGSAYVSGIGGSPLLTVDAGSTTTVAASGLTLTPSGVAVSQNGNVYLVDTTTNTLYKSASGAALAAFATGTTGTAFKSAAQVAVDGAGNVYVADAGNNRIVQLTASGTASALSFFGASGTTTALSAPAGVAVDGEGTLYVADTGNNRVLKIPALGVASTLAFSGLSSPRSVAVDTAGDVFVADSGNARIVELSASSVQSVVSISPSLVTPGGLAVDAAGDLLIADSSNQNVVILPAGSTTSSTLLSGTTGLAGLAVDASGNVLLAASGTNGLLTLNRSTPTISYAQTALGQTALSTLTLNNGGNTALTLGSSLGTLSDSTDFAVAAASTSGCSVGQSISAGGNCAEIATFQPQTTGAHTSTLTFVSSSPVTAVAALVGTGTVSTPTVSVTNVSTVQGVTSVTLTASAAYALSTAPTGAVTFVVGTGALVTATCTGSTSPRTCTATYTTSSLTAGTYTITASMAADSNYAAASGTGTLTVTTYATATLSITGTPTVSYGTSTATLTGSVAYSTGIAAPTGAVTFTVGSGSAVTATCTGSSTPLTCTASYPTSTLAVGSYTITMNIAADSQYLATSTTGTLTVTKSSVTLAVSGSPAAVYEATSTTLTAALSYTLSGTPTGAVSFLVSGGSTVAATCSGNSSPITCTASYPTSTFAAGSYPITVSYAGDGNFGATTNSSTSLTITPAATATTLTVADNLSATTPSVTLTAVVSSSAAGVTGSVTFFSGTISLGSVTINAADTATLTLTSTGVPSASLTAQFIPATTNYSGSTSAAITESSDFILSATPSTVTVAQAASATYALSLTPYFGTTSVTLACSGLPAGASCTFSPTSPVSFASGTTAATAVTLTVKTNNIATSSNQQRNLPGRGLPIAATFAACLGCVLFRRRKLMSGMALSLFCLLLLGSMTGCGNVGSSSITAVGSYPFTVTATNQSGISHNVALTLVITIDP, encoded by the coding sequence ATGAACTGGTTGACAAACAAGCTGCGAAGAGCGATGGTGAGCCACCTTCTGAAGGCCGTTTCGCTGGCTCTTGCGGTTCCATGTGCTATGAATGCGCAGTCGACACCATCGATGATTCAGGTACCGATCCTGTCGGCTTACGCCGGTGTTCCAGGCTCGACGTACAACGGAACTGGGGAGGCGGCATGCGCCTCGGGAACTACTGGACGTCTGGACTCTTATGGCAACGGTTGCCCGGCAACGCAAGCTCTTCTGGACTACTCCTACGGACTTGCCATCGACCAGTACAGCAACATTTACACCACGGACTACGCGGGCTCCCGTATGGTGCGCGTTGTCTATCAAGGGGGGAGTGCTCTTGCTGCGGCTCTTACTGCTGGAACCGCGTTGACAACAACTCCAGTCGTCGGCGATATGTATGGCTTTGGTGGAGTGAGTACTGTTCTCACGGCAAGCTCTGACGTTTATTACTGTACGGGAACTTCCGGAACGGTCGCGCTCAACCAGAACGGCGATGGTTGCCCCGCGAAGCAAGCGGTGATTCGCCCCTTCGGTGGCGGGCTTGCCGTCGATTCGGATGGCAACATTTTCTTCGCTAATGACGCGGGTACCCTACGTGTTTCGGTGATTTACGTGCAGGGCTCAGCCTTATCCACACTAATCACCAATTACTACAAAACCGTGTACGGACAGACGGTTACCCCACAGGTTGGTTATTTGTACTCATTGAGCGGTGGCGCCACTAGCACCGTAAGTGAGTTCATATCGTTGCGTTCCATCGCGGTGGATTCAAGCGAGAATATCTATGTCGCCGATAACGGTACGCAGGCCACAATCTCGGGCTACCTTGCGACTACCGCCGGAAATCAAATCAAGAAATTCGGCTCGGTTGGCGGCGTCTATGGCTGGACCACCTACATGAATAAAGGCGGAACCGCCGCGGGAACGAACGGCGACGGGAGTATCGCCACCGCGGGGCTCGTGAATGCTCCGTATTGTTTATATGCGGACAAATACGGGAACCTGTTCATAGCCGATAGCGGCGACGATAAGATCCGCGTTGTTTACGCCTCCGGTACAACGCCCCCGCTGTATTCGGGGAGCACGCAAACAGTGATTACAAGTCCTGTCGCGGGGTATGTCTACTCCGTTGCGGGGAATAGCACGGGTACGGCGTCATCCTCGATTTCATCCATCGGACTTGCTGCCTGGTCGATCAATTTCGGCGCGATCCAGAAAATCGGTATGGATCAGGGCGGCAATTTACTTCTGTTCGACACAAATGCTTATCTGTGGCGTGTTTCCGCGAGCTCGGGTGTTGGCGAATTGCTTGGCGGCATAAGCGCGACGTCGACGAACTACACCGCAGCGTCGAGCGCTACGCCCGCAGCAGGCATCGCGTGCAACGGTACGACGAGCCCCATAACTGGCCCAGTCATGACAGATGCGTATGGGGATGGTTGCCCAGCAACCGAGGTCCTTCCGTACGGTGGAAATGGAAACATTGTTTCTGATCTTTCTGGAAACCTGTACTGGTTGGAGGAACGAATCAATACCGGAGCAGGCGCGATCATCCGCAAGGCTACGTTTGGTGGACAATTTGGTACAGTCGCAGTCGGCGACTCGGCAACATCAGTACTAGCCTTCACCCCAACCAGCAGCGTGACTACTTACTCGCCAACGCAGGCGTATACGTTGAGTGGCGGAAGCTCGGCGGAATTCAGCGATGCAGGCAGTGATACTTGCAGCACCATTACTGCGGAAACCTGTATCTATAATGCCAAGTTTACCCCTACGCTGCCTGGTATGCGACAAGGATCGTTCGCCCTGTCTGCTTCTAGCACTGCATTGGGTTCGGCATATGTGAGCGGCATCGGCGGTTCGCCCTTGCTTACAGTTGATGCTGGTTCCACAACGACTGTTGCTGCTTCGGGCCTCACGCTTACCCCATCGGGGGTAGCTGTATCTCAAAACGGCAATGTGTATCTCGTCGATACGACCACGAATACCCTTTACAAATCTGCAAGCGGAGCTGCACTTGCTGCGTTTGCTACAGGCACAACGGGAACAGCGTTCAAGTCCGCAGCGCAGGTCGCTGTCGACGGTGCGGGCAACGTGTATGTCGCTGATGCTGGAAACAACCGTATCGTGCAGCTGACTGCGTCAGGTACCGCATCGGCGTTGAGTTTCTTTGGTGCATCGGGAACGACAACCGCGCTAAGCGCGCCCGCAGGTGTCGCGGTGGACGGCGAGGGCACACTGTATGTTGCTGACACAGGCAACAATCGCGTGCTGAAAATTCCGGCGCTGGGTGTTGCATCCACGCTCGCCTTCAGCGGACTAAGCAGCCCGCGCTCTGTCGCTGTCGATACCGCCGGCGACGTCTTCGTAGCCGACAGTGGTAATGCTCGCATCGTTGAATTGAGCGCCAGCAGCGTGCAGTCGGTAGTCAGCATCTCGCCTAGCCTTGTAACCCCTGGTGGCTTGGCGGTTGATGCAGCTGGCGATCTTCTCATCGCTGACTCCAGCAATCAAAATGTCGTCATTCTTCCCGCAGGCAGCACAACGTCTTCTACGCTGCTGAGTGGCACTACCGGTCTCGCCGGGCTCGCAGTTGATGCGAGCGGAAATGTACTACTGGCTGCTTCCGGCACGAACGGCCTCTTGACGTTGAACCGCAGTACGCCGACTATCAGCTATGCTCAAACTGCGCTCGGCCAAACAGCCTTGAGCACGCTTACGCTCAATAACGGTGGCAATACTGCTTTGACTCTCGGAAGTTCACTCGGCACCTTGAGTGATTCCACGGACTTTGCGGTAGCGGCGGCTAGCACCAGCGGTTGTTCCGTGGGGCAGAGTATTAGTGCAGGCGGCAACTGTGCAGAGATTGCAACGTTCCAGCCGCAGACCACGGGCGCACACACAAGTACGCTCACGTTTGTCTCTTCATCACCCGTTACTGCGGTAGCTGCACTTGTCGGTACTGGAACCGTATCGACACCGACGGTCAGTGTCACAAACGTCTCGACGGTACAAGGCGTAACGAGTGTGACGTTGACCGCGTCGGCCGCTTACGCGCTGTCCACTGCTCCAACAGGAGCGGTGACCTTTGTCGTCGGCACCGGTGCTTTGGTGACGGCAACTTGTACAGGATCGACGTCTCCGCGTACCTGCACGGCAACGTATACAACGTCGAGTCTTACGGCAGGAACCTACACGATCACAGCGAGTATGGCTGCCGATAGCAACTATGCTGCAGCTTCAGGAACTGGAACGCTTACCGTAACGACGTACGCGACCGCAACGCTTTCGATCACTGGTACGCCGACCGTGTCGTATGGCACCTCAACGGCTACGCTTACGGGATCGGTTGCATACTCCACCGGCATCGCAGCTCCTACAGGTGCAGTAACGTTCACTGTAGGCAGTGGTAGTGCCGTAACCGCGACCTGCACAGGCTCGAGCACACCGCTTACCTGTACGGCAAGCTATCCCACATCGACGCTTGCAGTGGGTTCATACACCATCACGATGAACATAGCTGCGGATAGCCAATACCTCGCGACTTCCACAACGGGCACGCTAACGGTGACGAAGTCTTCAGTGACGCTTGCCGTCAGCGGCAGTCCTGCTGCTGTCTACGAAGCGACATCGACGACACTAACGGCAGCGCTTAGTTACACGCTCTCAGGTACGCCGACCGGTGCAGTCAGCTTCCTCGTATCCGGAGGCAGCACCGTGGCGGCAACCTGCAGTGGCAACAGCTCGCCCATCACTTGCACGGCAAGCTATCCTACATCGACCTTCGCGGCCGGTTCTTATCCGATCACGGTTAGCTATGCCGGTGATGGAAACTTCGGCGCAACGACAAACTCGAGCACGAGTCTGACGATCACGCCTGCAGCAACCGCGACCACACTTACGGTTGCCGACAATCTCTCCGCAACCACTCCGAGCGTGACGCTCACTGCGGTGGTGAGTTCTTCGGCAGCTGGTGTTACGGGATCTGTAACATTCTTCAGCGGAACGATTTCGCTTGGTTCTGTCACGATCAACGCAGCAGATACAGCAACGCTAACGCTTACCTCGACAGGCGTTCCGTCCGCATCCTTGACGGCTCAGTTCATCCCAGCCACAACGAATTATTCGGGATCGACCTCTGCTGCCATTACTGAGAGTAGTGATTTTATTCTCTCGGCGACACCTTCGACGGTTACCGTAGCCCAGGCCGCAAGCGCGACGTACGCTCTCTCGCTTACTCCTTACTTCGGTACAACGAGTGTCACACTCGCATGCAGCGGATTGCCTGCAGGTGCCTCCTGCACCTTCTCACCAACGTCTCCTGTGAGCTTCGCAAGTGGAACTACCGCAGCTACGGCTGTAACGCTTACGGTCAAAACAAACAATATTGCGACGTCGAGCAACCAGCAGCGCAACCTTCCTGGACGCGGCTTGCCGATTGCGGCAACCTTCGCTGCATGTCTCGGCTGTGTGCTCTTCCGCCGTCGCAAGTTGATGAGCGGCATGGCCTTGAGTCTCTTCTGCCTGTTGTTGCTTGGCTCGATGACGGGATGTGGTAATGTCGGGTCTTCATCGATTACCGCAGTCGGAAGCTATCCCTTCACGGTGACGGCGACAAACCAGAGTGGCATTTCTCATAATGTAGCTCTGACACTTGTCATCACGATTGATCCCTAG